Proteins co-encoded in one Plectropomus leopardus isolate mb chromosome 14, YSFRI_Pleo_2.0, whole genome shotgun sequence genomic window:
- the acp7 gene encoding acid phosphatase type 7 translates to MVPVCAACALLSLAPLLVLGVPPIWTQPEQVHLSYPGAPGSMVVTWTTFNKTDSKVEYGFLGGRLFDMSAKGEATLFVDSGEEKRRMFIHRVTLTSLKPAATYVYHCGSDDGWSDVFSFTALNDSTSFSPRFALYGDLGNENPQSLARLQKETQLGMYDVILHIGDFAYDMDEDNARIGDEFMRQIQSIAAYVPYMTCPGNHESAYNFSNYRNRFSMPGQTESLWYSWNLGSAHIISLSTEVYFYLKFGKELLFKQYEWLKKDLEEANKPENRAVRPWIITMGHRPMYCSDDDQDDCTKFDSYVRLGRNDTEPPAPGLEDLFYSYGVDVELWAHEHTYERLWPVYGDKVYNGSKDQPYVNPKAPVHIITGSAGCREKTDRFNPNPKEWSAFRSTDYGYTRMQVSNATHLYLEQVSDDQYGKVIDSIWVVKEKHGFSAWF, encoded by the exons ATGGTCCCTGTCTGTGCTGCTTGTGCCCTGTTAAGCCTTGCACCCCTGTTGGTGCTTGGTGTTCCTCCAATATGGACCCAGCCAGAGCAGGTGCACCTCTCTTATCCAG GCGCGCCAGGTTCTATGGTGGTGACCTGGACCACCTTCAATAAGACGGATAGCAAGGTGGAGTACGGCTTTCTGGGGGGTCGGCTCTTTGACATGAGTGCCAAAGGTGAAGCCACTTTGTTTGTGGAttcaggagaggagaagaggaggatgtTCATCCACAGAGTCACTCTCACAAGCCTCAAACCAGCTGCTACTTATG TCTACCACTGTGGGAGCGATGATGGTTGGAGCGACGTGTTCTCCTTCACTGCCTTGAATGACAGCACTAGCTTCAGTCCCAGGTTCGCTCTGTATGGTGACCTGGGCAATGAGAACCCTCAGTCTCTGGCTCGTCTGCAAAAGGAGACGCAGCTTGGCATGTACGATGTCATCCTGCACATAG ggGACTTTGCCTATGACATGGATGAg GACAACGCCAGGATCGGAGATGAGTTCATGAGGCAGATCCAGTCCATAGCGGCCTACGTGCCTTACATGACCTGTCCAGGAAACCACGAATCCGCATA taacTTCTCCAACTACAGGAATCGTTTCAGCATGCCAGGCCAGACTGAGAGCCTCTGGTACAG CTGGAACCTGGGGTCAGCACACATCATCTCCCTCTCCACCGAGGTTTATTTCTATCTCAAATTCGGCAAGGAGCTCCTCTTCAAGCAGTATGAGTGGCTGAAGAAAGACCTTGAG GAGGCCAACAAGCCAGAGAATCGAGCAGTGCGTCCATGGATCATCACCATGGGACACAGACCCATGTACTGCTCTGATGACGACCAGGATGACTGTACAAAGTTTGACTCCTAT GTCCGACTGGGACGGAATGACACCGAACCACCAGCTCCTGGTCTAGAGGATCTTTTTTACAGCTATG GAGTGGATGTGGAGCTGTGGGCACATGAGCACACATATGAGAGGCTTTGGCCTGTCTATGGTGACAAG GTGTACAATGGGAGTAAAGACCAACCTTATGTGAACCCAAAAGCTCCAGTGCACATTATCACAGGCTCTGCT ggctgcagagagaagacagacaggtTCAATCCAAACCCCAAAGAGTGGAGCGCTTTCCGCAGCACAGACTACGGCTACACTCGCATGCAAGTGTCCAATGCCACCCACCTTTACTTGGAGCAGGTCTCTGATGACCAG TATGGGAAGGTGATTGACAGCATTTGGGTGGTGAAGGAAAAGCATGGCTTCTCTGCCTGGTTCTGA